One Candidatus Kryptobacter tengchongensis DNA window includes the following coding sequences:
- a CDS encoding competence protein ComEC — protein MRNKPALKFSLALVLGILLEHFIGIELKTLLLLSLILLLFYITFTFSKISLLKHFSIYLLILTVGALKYLSDNKFQPQNSIVNFANDTAIVKVQGKIISPPEIKNDRTNFVISANKIFKHGEEINVSGDVFVSIRKGKSKFDSLPKFSYGDEIQIIGVLKEPIRSRNPEEFDFARYLKIHDIDAVFLSYILSHIKVIKKFEAKTLNPIEILKKLTYEIKIAGLKIFDELLPQSEASFIKGLILGYRGEISKDVQQYFINTGTYHILAVSGLHVGIITSMFFVLTSFLRVSFVFRVLLTILGLIFYAFVVGLPPSVVRASIMASIVLIGMAIERRIDIFNLLGFSAIVILFFDSKQILHPGFQLSFSAVASISYFYPKIFNFFSKNFPFATKWFISPIASLFIASISAQILTLPFVVAYFSKISIISILANVFIVPLVSLAVPLGFATLLLYPVSGFIAQMMANSLWLTLNLTITLAKFFAHLPFAYIEVSKEISFYIVLILFSLMVFSKIKFQSPMKRITFAVLILLNLYIYIAPNGVISILSNKLNAEDSNLEITVLDVGQGDAIFVQFPDGKNLLIDGGNKTFNFDPGQRIIEPFLRKKGIKKIDAILVTHPHNDHIGGIPYILEKFEVGTVIDNGLNYNSSIYKRYLELIQSKGITHITARAGNKITLTEHARIYVLHPTDEFIKSNDKEDNYGSGHDANNSSVVIKIQYGDNSFLLTGDAEKEAEDSMIKIYDTFLKSDWIKVGHHGSETSSSPAFVSKVKPKWAVISVGKYNKYNHPSDIVLRRYNLIGAQIHRTDEEGAGVFRSNGKDIEKIQWRN, from the coding sequence GTGAGAAATAAACCAGCGCTGAAATTTTCGCTTGCCCTTGTCCTCGGAATTTTACTTGAACATTTTATTGGGATTGAACTTAAAACGCTACTCCTCTTATCTTTAATTTTACTCCTCTTTTACATTACATTCACATTTTCAAAAATCAGTTTACTAAAACATTTCTCAATTTACCTGCTCATCCTCACCGTTGGTGCTTTAAAATATCTCTCCGATAACAAGTTTCAACCCCAGAACTCAATTGTTAATTTTGCAAATGATACAGCGATTGTAAAAGTCCAAGGCAAAATTATTTCCCCACCTGAAATTAAAAACGATAGGACAAACTTCGTCATCTCTGCAAACAAAATTTTTAAACATGGGGAAGAGATAAATGTTTCAGGCGATGTATTTGTATCAATAAGAAAAGGAAAATCAAAATTTGACAGTTTGCCGAAATTTAGCTATGGCGATGAAATTCAAATCATCGGGGTTTTGAAGGAGCCCATAAGATCAAGAAATCCCGAGGAATTTGACTTTGCAAGGTATTTAAAAATACACGATATTGATGCAGTTTTTCTTTCTTATATCTTGAGCCATATCAAGGTTATCAAAAAATTTGAAGCGAAAACCTTAAACCCGATTGAAATCCTGAAAAAATTAACTTACGAGATTAAAATCGCTGGCTTAAAAATCTTTGATGAACTCCTACCACAAAGTGAAGCGTCTTTCATTAAAGGTCTCATCCTTGGATATAGAGGGGAAATTTCAAAAGATGTCCAGCAATACTTTATTAACACGGGAACTTATCATATTCTCGCTGTTTCAGGTTTACATGTTGGGATAATAACCTCAATGTTTTTCGTATTGACAAGTTTTTTAAGGGTTAGTTTTGTGTTTAGAGTTTTGTTGACGATATTAGGGCTAATTTTTTATGCTTTCGTTGTCGGTCTTCCTCCATCGGTTGTAAGAGCCAGCATAATGGCTTCAATTGTCTTGATAGGAATGGCAATTGAAAGAAGAATTGATATCTTTAACCTGCTTGGGTTTTCAGCCATTGTAATTTTATTTTTTGATTCAAAACAAATTCTACATCCTGGATTTCAACTTTCTTTCTCTGCGGTTGCTTCAATTTCTTATTTTTACCCGAAAATTTTCAATTTCTTTTCAAAAAATTTCCCATTTGCCACTAAATGGTTCATTTCACCTATAGCCTCTTTATTTATTGCTTCAATTAGCGCACAAATTTTAACGCTCCCGTTTGTCGTTGCTTACTTCAGTAAAATTTCAATTATCTCAATACTTGCAAATGTTTTTATCGTTCCGCTTGTCAGTCTTGCTGTCCCGCTTGGCTTTGCAACGCTTTTACTTTATCCTGTATCAGGGTTCATCGCTCAAATGATGGCAAATAGCCTATGGCTAACTTTAAACTTAACCATCACCTTGGCAAAATTTTTTGCTCATTTACCATTTGCTTATATTGAGGTAAGCAAGGAAATTTCGTTTTATATCGTTCTGATTCTATTTTCATTAATGGTTTTTTCAAAAATAAAATTTCAAAGCCCGATGAAAAGAATTACATTCGCTGTTCTAATTCTTTTAAACCTTTATATTTACATTGCTCCCAATGGTGTAATTTCAATATTATCCAATAAACTTAACGCTGAAGATTCAAACCTTGAAATCACGGTCCTTGATGTTGGTCAAGGTGATGCAATCTTCGTGCAATTCCCCGATGGGAAAAATTTGTTGATAGATGGAGGTAATAAAACATTTAACTTTGATCCTGGACAAAGGATAATTGAGCCGTTTTTGAGGAAAAAGGGAATTAAAAAGATTGACGCAATTCTTGTGACCCATCCGCATAACGATCACATTGGTGGAATTCCGTATATACTTGAGAAGTTTGAAGTTGGAACGGTAATTGATAACGGTTTAAATTACAATTCATCAATTTACAAAAGATATCTTGAATTGATTCAAAGCAAAGGCATCACGCACATAACCGCAAGGGCTGGAAATAAAATCACATTAACCGAACATGCAAGGATTTATGTTCTCCATCCAACTGATGAGTTTATAAAAAGCAATGATAAAGAAGATAACTATGGTTCTGGTCATGATGCAAATAATTCATCCGTCGTGATAAAAATTCAGTATGGGGATAACTCGTTTCTTTTAACTGGCGATGCCGAAAAAGAAGCGGAGGACTCAATGATAAAAATCTATGATACATTTTTAAAAAGCGATTGGATAAAAGTTGGACATCATGGAAGTGAAACGAGTAGTTCACCCGCATTTGTTTCAAAGGTCAAACCAAAGTGGGCTGTTATCTCCGTTGGAAAATATAACAAATATAATCATCCATCTGATATAGTTTTGAGAAGATACAACTTGATCGGCGCTCAAATTCACAGAACAGATGAAGAAGGCGCAGGAGTTTTCAGATCAAATGGTAAAGATATTGAAAAGATTCAATGGAGAAATTGA
- a CDS encoding putative sigma-54 modulation protein, with protein MALKITGHHVEMSEQLKNYIQKEITRLDKFFNGIIDTEVILRQDTKHNHLKEAEILVKVYEHKLTAKATDQDIFKAFDKSLTKVERQLVKFKDKIKSHR; from the coding sequence ATGGCACTCAAAATCACAGGGCACCATGTTGAAATGAGTGAACAACTTAAGAACTACATTCAAAAGGAAATCACACGGCTTGATAAATTTTTCAACGGAATCATTGACACAGAGGTTATACTTCGGCAAGATACAAAGCATAATCATTTAAAGGAGGCGGAAATTCTCGTAAAGGTTTATGAACACAAACTCACCGCAAAAGCAACGGATCAGGATATATTCAAAGCGTTTGACAAATCCCTTACAAAAGTTGAGAGGCAACTTGTGAAATTTAAAGATAAGATTAAATCCCACAGATAA
- a CDS encoding Hpr(Ser) kinase/phosphatase has product MFNKEFKEIRKTHITVGFFYESGRELFKLKSLNGEVGFDRKITDKNIHRPGLALAGYVELFTYNRIQVFGNTEIKYLQSLSHEDRIKSIKTILQFDIPCIVITNDNVLPDNLIDLFTEREVAVFQTPLETTKLVYFISDFLDDQFAPQTVVHGDLVDVYGIGLLFVGRSGIGKSEIALDLVERGHRLVADDVVLITKKGENILIGTCNTVTKHFMEIRGLGIIDIKNMFGIRAIRYQKRVEVVVELLDWDPKEEYTRTGLDEEHISILGVEIPLVKLPIFPGKNITVIAEVIALNHLLKHYGYDSAKEFNKNLETLIKQKASILKADDLPIERITKYFEHDFE; this is encoded by the coding sequence ATGTTCAATAAAGAATTTAAAGAAATACGAAAGACTCATATAACCGTTGGTTTCTTTTACGAATCTGGCAGGGAACTTTTCAAACTTAAATCACTTAACGGTGAAGTCGGTTTTGACAGGAAAATCACTGATAAAAATATACATAGACCAGGGCTTGCGCTTGCTGGATATGTTGAACTTTTCACATACAATAGAATTCAGGTTTTCGGAAATACCGAGATAAAATATCTTCAAAGTTTATCACACGAGGATAGGATAAAGTCAATCAAGACCATACTTCAATTTGATATCCCTTGTATTGTCATAACCAATGATAATGTTTTGCCAGATAATTTAATTGATCTTTTCACGGAAAGAGAAGTTGCAGTTTTTCAGACACCACTTGAAACAACAAAACTGGTTTATTTCATCAGCGATTTTCTTGATGACCAGTTTGCACCTCAAACTGTAGTTCATGGTGACCTTGTTGATGTCTATGGTATAGGGTTACTTTTTGTTGGTCGCTCTGGAATTGGAAAAAGTGAAATTGCACTTGACCTTGTAGAAAGAGGACATCGCCTTGTTGCGGATGATGTTGTGCTTATAACTAAAAAGGGTGAAAACATTTTGATTGGGACATGTAATACTGTAACAAAGCATTTCATGGAAATAAGAGGTCTTGGAATAATTGACATAAAAAATATGTTTGGGATAAGAGCAATACGATATCAGAAAAGAGTTGAGGTCGTTGTTGAGCTACTTGACTGGGATCCAAAGGAAGAGTACACACGCACTGGGCTTGATGAAGAACACATCTCCATACTTGGCGTTGAAATTCCACTTGTTAAACTTCCCATTTTCCCAGGGAAAAATATCACCGTGATCGCAGAAGTTATAGCGCTTAATCATCTTTTAAAACATTATGGATATGACTCCGCAAAGGAATTCAACAAAAACCTTGAAACCCTCATTAAGCAAAAAGCGTCTATTTTAAAAGCCGACGATTTACCCATTGAAAGAATAACGAAATACTTTGAGCACGATTTTGAATAA
- a CDS encoding peptide/nickel transport system substrate-binding protein → MRINHLFLFFLSLILLLMHSSCRKETTKNYIVIGSTIDIDSFNPYLSTSLFSQDLLDRLYLRLAIEQEDYRTFTPLLAKRWEWSKDSTQITFYLRNDVYWTDGVKTTAYDVEFSFKAATSPEVAWLNAEDIVRNIESVKAINETILTVKYRYVYPYQLTDINDIWIVPKHVYEKIPFSEWRRNGFFDENPVTNGPYKVARWERGQLIELVKNERYFDKAYPKIGRIFIKIVPNESNLLLQFLNGEIDVLPSIPPAVAEKYENNPDIKFIKYPFLAYEYIGWNQKNPIFADKRVRQALSYGINVDEIIKVILKGNAVRSTSPFPSIFWAHNEKLKPYPYNPEKAKKLLAEAGWKDSNGDGILDKIIDNRKVDFKFTLITNAENQTRKEVATAIQNDLLKLGIKMEIQIFEFNTFMRHILNKNFDAVLSGWRVATKPDLATVFHTEAIKSGHNIVSYSNPQFDKLNDSAAVLNNLSNAKVIWDKVQEIIYEDQPYTFLYEPVRINGISKRIKPETVRMNSISFLYNLHEWELK, encoded by the coding sequence ATGCGGATTAATCATCTCTTTTTGTTCTTTCTTTCTCTGATTCTCCTGTTAATGCACTCAAGCTGCAGAAAAGAAACAACAAAAAATTATATTGTCATAGGAAGCACAATTGATATTGATTCCTTTAACCCGTATTTAAGTACTTCGCTTTTTTCACAGGATTTGCTTGATAGGCTCTACCTTCGGCTTGCAATTGAGCAAGAAGATTACCGAACATTTACCCCACTTTTAGCAAAGCGATGGGAATGGTCAAAGGATTCAACACAAATAACATTTTATCTTCGCAACGATGTTTATTGGACAGACGGGGTTAAAACAACTGCCTATGATGTTGAGTTCAGCTTTAAGGCAGCAACATCTCCAGAGGTTGCATGGTTGAACGCAGAAGATATAGTCAGAAACATTGAATCTGTTAAAGCGATAAATGAAACAATTTTGACAGTTAAATATCGCTATGTTTACCCATATCAATTGACCGACATAAACGATATTTGGATAGTTCCAAAGCATGTTTATGAGAAAATTCCTTTTTCTGAATGGAGAAGGAATGGTTTTTTTGATGAGAATCCAGTGACAAATGGACCATACAAAGTTGCTCGTTGGGAAAGGGGGCAATTGATTGAACTTGTTAAAAATGAAAGATATTTTGACAAAGCTTACCCTAAAATTGGAAGAATTTTTATTAAGATTGTGCCAAATGAATCAAATTTGCTTCTTCAATTTTTAAATGGCGAAATTGATGTTTTGCCTTCAATTCCACCAGCAGTTGCAGAAAAATATGAAAACAATCCAGATATTAAATTTATAAAGTATCCATTTCTTGCTTATGAATACATCGGTTGGAATCAGAAAAACCCAATCTTTGCGGATAAAAGGGTTCGCCAAGCGTTATCTTATGGGATCAATGTTGATGAGATAATTAAAGTTATACTTAAAGGAAATGCGGTTCGTTCAACCTCCCCATTTCCATCAATTTTTTGGGCTCACAATGAAAAATTAAAGCCATATCCATATAACCCTGAAAAGGCAAAAAAACTTTTAGCTGAAGCTGGATGGAAAGATTCAAACGGCGATGGGATACTTGATAAAATCATAGATAATAGAAAGGTTGACTTCAAATTCACTCTCATAACGAACGCAGAAAATCAAACGAGAAAAGAAGTTGCGACAGCAATTCAAAATGATTTATTAAAGCTTGGAATAAAGATGGAAATTCAAATTTTTGAATTCAACACATTTATGCGCCACATACTTAACAAAAATTTTGATGCTGTTTTATCCGGTTGGAGAGTGGCAACAAAACCAGACCTTGCAACTGTATTTCATACAGAGGCGATAAAATCTGGGCACAACATCGTCTCATATTCCAACCCACAGTTTGACAAGTTAAACGATTCAGCTGCTGTTCTAAATAATCTTTCAAATGCAAAAGTTATATGGGATAAGGTTCAAGAAATAATTTATGAAGATCAACCTTATACTTTCCTCTATGAACCCGTACGGATAAATGGTATAAGCAAGCGAATAAAGCCAGAGACAGTGCGAATGAATAGCATAAGTTTTCTTTATAACCTGCATGAGTGGGAATTAAAATAG
- a CDS encoding peptide/nickel transport system permease protein yields MSFILKRFVNSIFLSFGIATVVFFLLRILPSASFSDVYLNPRLSEEAIQKIKSAYGLDKPVLIQFLNWLKEIITGNFGFSFIYRKPVINCIGEALTSTLIVGIPALIYSFSVGIFVGIQSAKAQGKLLDRIMYSLFLVLYSIPSFWLGIILILLFSYTFRVFPPSGLHSFNFSEMSFVGKIYDTAIHIFLPAFTLGTAPMAAIARFTRNMMLRVLSQTYIKTAKAKGLDQKTIFYKHILPNALLPVITLFGLYLPLFFAGSIVVEEIFSIPGIGKLTVDSIFQRDYPLTVGITLFVSFIVIIGNLISDILYSIFDPRIRLK; encoded by the coding sequence ATGAGTTTTATTTTAAAGCGATTTGTAAATTCCATTTTCCTATCATTTGGGATTGCAACGGTTGTTTTTTTCCTGCTGAGAATCTTACCGTCCGCATCTTTCTCAGATGTCTATCTCAACCCCAGGCTATCTGAAGAAGCAATTCAAAAAATAAAATCAGCGTATGGGCTTGATAAACCTGTTTTAATCCAATTTTTGAATTGGCTTAAAGAAATCATCACTGGCAATTTTGGTTTTTCATTTATCTACCGCAAACCTGTTATAAACTGCATTGGCGAGGCTTTAACTTCAACGCTTATTGTCGGAATCCCAGCATTAATTTATAGTTTCAGTGTTGGAATTTTCGTAGGAATTCAATCTGCCAAAGCGCAGGGCAAATTGCTTGACCGCATCATGTATTCATTATTTCTTGTTTTATACTCAATTCCTTCCTTTTGGCTTGGGATAATTTTAATTCTTTTGTTCAGCTATACATTTAGAGTATTTCCACCATCGGGGCTTCACTCTTTCAACTTTAGCGAGATGAGTTTCGTTGGGAAGATTTATGATACTGCTATTCATATATTTTTACCTGCATTTACTCTTGGGACTGCACCAATGGCAGCGATCGCAAGGTTTACAAGAAATATGATGTTAAGGGTTTTATCGCAAACATATATCAAAACCGCAAAAGCAAAGGGGCTTGATCAAAAAACAATTTTTTACAAACACATTTTACCAAACGCACTTTTACCGGTAATAACTCTATTTGGGCTTTATCTTCCACTTTTCTTTGCGGGTTCAATTGTAGTGGAAGAAATTTTTTCAATTCCAGGGATTGGTAAATTGACCGTTGATTCAATTTTTCAGCGAGATTATCCGCTAACGGTGGGGATAACACTTTTCGTTTCATTTATTGTGATTATTGGAAATTTAATCTCGGATATTCTCTACTCAATTTTTGACCCAAGGATAAGGTTAAAATGA
- a CDS encoding ABC-type dipeptide/oligopeptide/nickel transport system, permease component encodes MKKRKKIFLIAISITLYLSFADVIVPFDPIISLDRENLSALPPFSKAYELRLDDGSKIIVLDYRIYDGFIYYEQKFLSGKIKLERLKSIRTLFFIFGTDNLGRDVFSRTIYGGKFSLIIGILSSFLAFLIGVSVGSVAGYFRGIIDKILMRATDVFLAFPKLFLVLVLIAFMGNQTIFSLIIILSLLNWMGIARLVRAEFLRLKEMEFVLAVESIGLPRLRIAIKHILPNAILPALISIPLITADIILTESILSFLGFGIQPPTPTWGNMISEAEKSLISTWWLPIFPGILISTTVLMMNWISDIGSET; translated from the coding sequence ATGAAAAAACGAAAGAAGATATTTTTAATTGCTATTTCAATTACTCTATACCTAAGCTTCGCTGATGTGATAGTTCCATTTGACCCAATCATTTCGCTTGATAGGGAAAATCTTTCCGCCCTTCCACCATTTTCAAAAGCTTATGAACTGAGACTTGATGACGGAAGTAAAATTATTGTGCTTGACTACAGGATTTACGACGGATTCATTTACTATGAGCAAAAATTTCTTTCTGGGAAAATCAAACTTGAAAGATTAAAAAGCATCCGAACGCTTTTCTTTATCTTTGGCACCGATAACCTCGGACGGGATGTTTTCAGCAGGACAATTTACGGGGGCAAATTCTCACTCATAATTGGGATTCTCTCATCATTTCTCGCTTTTTTAATTGGTGTTTCAGTCGGGTCTGTAGCTGGATATTTTAGGGGTATAATTGATAAAATTTTAATGAGAGCAACGGATGTTTTTCTTGCCTTTCCAAAGCTATTCCTTGTTCTCGTTCTCATTGCTTTTATGGGAAATCAGACAATTTTTTCGCTTATAATAATACTTTCGCTCCTTAATTGGATGGGAATTGCACGACTTGTAAGAGCAGAGTTTTTGAGGTTAAAAGAAATGGAATTCGTTCTTGCGGTTGAATCAATTGGTTTGCCAAGATTGAGGATAGCAATAAAACACATACTTCCAAATGCAATTTTACCTGCATTGATAAGCATTCCGCTTATAACCGCTGATATTATATTAACTGAATCAATTTTAAGTTTTCTTGGTTTTGGAATTCAACCGCCGACTCCAACCTGGGGTAATATGATAAGCGAAGCTGAAAAGAGTTTAATTTCAACCTGGTGGTTGCCGATTTTCCCTGGAATCTTAATTTCTACAACTGTTTTGATGATGAATTGGATTTCAGACATAGGTAGCGAAACCTGA
- a CDS encoding aspartyl/glutamyl-tRNA(Asn/Gln) amidotransferase subunit B — MFGDKYEAVIGLEVHAQLLTNSKAFCGCSTKFGLPPNSNVCPVCLGMPGTLPVLNKKVVEFAIKLGLATHCKIRTYSIFARKNYFYPDLPKGYQISQYEEPICYDGYVEIELKNGEKKKIRLRRIHMEEDAGKSIHDQDIDTLIDINRCGVPLLEIVTEPDIRTPQEAALYLTKIRQLVQYLDICDGNMEEGSLRCDANVSVRLKGETRLGTKTEVKNMNSIKNVEKALEYEINRQIQILENGGTIVQETLLWDAVAGIVRPMRSKEEAHDYRYFPEPDLVPVVVSEEWIEEIKKSLPELPEEKRDRFIKQYGLPKYDAEVLTSSKALAEYYEQCVKFTDDYKSASNWIMVEVLRILNDKQIEISDFKVKPEFLARLINLVNEGKINQTTAKKILEEISETGEDPESLIERKGLAQISDEKFIEEAVLKVLEDNKENVERYFAGKDKLFGYFVGEVMKLTKGKANPKIVNEILRKKLEEMREKVSG, encoded by the coding sequence ATGTTTGGCGATAAATATGAAGCAGTTATTGGTCTTGAGGTTCATGCCCAGCTGTTAACAAATTCAAAAGCCTTTTGCGGTTGTTCAACAAAGTTTGGACTTCCTCCAAATTCAAATGTCTGCCCTGTTTGCCTTGGAATGCCGGGTACTTTGCCTGTCTTGAATAAAAAAGTTGTTGAATTTGCAATTAAGCTTGGTCTCGCCACACATTGTAAAATTAGAACCTATTCAATTTTTGCAAGGAAAAATTATTTTTATCCAGACCTTCCCAAAGGTTACCAAATATCTCAGTATGAAGAACCAATTTGCTATGACGGCTATGTTGAAATTGAACTTAAAAACGGCGAGAAGAAAAAAATTAGATTAAGAAGAATTCACATGGAAGAAGATGCAGGCAAATCAATTCACGATCAGGATATTGATACGCTAATTGATATAAACAGGTGTGGTGTCCCACTTCTTGAGATAGTGACAGAACCAGATATAAGAACCCCACAGGAAGCTGCACTTTACTTAACAAAAATAAGACAGCTCGTTCAGTATCTTGATATCTGCGATGGTAATATGGAAGAAGGCTCATTAAGATGTGATGCAAATGTATCAGTCAGATTAAAAGGTGAAACAAGGCTTGGGACGAAAACAGAGGTTAAAAATATGAACTCAATTAAAAATGTTGAAAAAGCGCTTGAATATGAGATAAACCGTCAGATTCAAATTCTTGAAAATGGTGGGACAATTGTCCAGGAAACATTGTTGTGGGATGCCGTAGCTGGTATCGTAAGACCTATGCGTTCAAAAGAAGAAGCACATGATTACAGATATTTTCCAGAACCAGACCTTGTCCCAGTGGTTGTATCTGAAGAATGGATAGAAGAAATTAAAAAATCGCTACCCGAGCTCCCCGAGGAAAAAAGAGATAGATTCATAAAACAATACGGCTTGCCAAAGTATGACGCCGAGGTTTTAACCTCTTCAAAAGCGCTTGCTGAATATTACGAGCAATGCGTGAAATTCACCGACGATTACAAATCCGCAAGTAACTGGATAATGGTTGAGGTTTTGAGAATCTTAAATGACAAACAAATTGAGATAAGCGATTTTAAAGTTAAACCAGAGTTTCTCGCAAGATTAATTAACCTTGTAAATGAGGGCAAAATCAATCAAACTACGGCAAAGAAAATTCTTGAAGAAATATCTGAAACCGGTGAGGATCCAGAGTCGCTCATAGAGAGAAAGGGACTTGCCCAGATAAGCGATGAGAAATTTATTGAGGAGGCTGTGCTGAAAGTTCTTGAAGATAACAAAGAAAATGTTGAGAGATATTTCGCTGGGAAAGATAAATTATTTGGTTATTTTGTTGGTGAAGTGATGAAATTGACAAAAGGCAAAGCAAATCCGAAAATTGTGAATGAAATTTTGAGAAAGAAGCTTGAGGAAATGAGGGAAAAAGTTAGTGGATGA